The Tenebrio molitor chromosome 2, icTenMoli1.1, whole genome shotgun sequence DNA segment aaaaaaaaaagatttagaACCAATTTGAATACAGGCTTGGGAACGACTTTTTTGCCGGCGGTTCCACTTTAACAGGTTCTCCGTCGTCAGATGAATCAGTTTCTTCCGATTCTGAAGTCGAATTGTCAACTTTCTCATGTAACAACAGTCGATCAAGCAGGAACGTTCGATCTCTTGTGACTTGTAGAAGACGTTTCTGCGCGGCTCTCAGCGCTTCCATTAGGGCTTCATTTTCCTGCAATCGACTTTAGTTGTTTGTTTTGTATCAGAGTTCTAACTTACATAAActaaattgtgaaattttctCTTGAGAAATTTATATTCCTTCTTAAATTTTGATTCCTCTTGGGAACGCTCCTCTTCTTCGGCAAGGGCTGCGGCATTGGCCATGGAGCGGCAGTACCAGCCGTCCAACATCGCAATTTTGGTTATTATTATATGATGAAGCTTTGTTTATTTAAGTATTTGAACTAATCAGCTAATCATAATCAATAACGATTGAGGTTAGGTAATACTGCCAACATCATATAACAAAATCTAGCGATATCCCTAGATcagattcaaaattaaataatcaaattatttatttctacaaaatcatgtatttacaaaaatttgcaatttcggtttgcatattttttaaaaacagttttttctgGATTCTTACGTTTTACGTTGGCTTCTCTGTTTAGTAACTATTTTGAAACTGTAACTGTCAAACTAATACTCCAACAGTAAAATGTAATTGTATTgtcataaatttgttttaccTGTGTGCCTATTTAATAGTATTAACAGAGCTATTAACCACTGAAATGGCGTCATATTTGTCCCAAGTACTGTCCTCGGTCGAAGAAATTACACTAGTTCAAATCAACAACAAATATCCTGAAGTGGAAGCAGTCACAGCGAGATGTAAAGACGAGGTATTATCCTTTCTGGAAAATATTTACGTTCGTTTCAGCGAGCGCCCTAGGCAAAACAAGGTTTTAGCCAACAAATTGAATCAACTCCAAGATGAAATATCGGTGTTGATCACTGATGTGGAAAAACTTTCGAAAAATGAACTGACCAAAGCTGAGGCTGAATTGTCAAGGCAGTTGGACAGTCTCACTCGGGTAAATATAGGCCTGTCGCTTGTTTCCATATTGTACACCATCCACGAGTCACTCTGTATAATAAAGGAGTCACAACAAAAGCAGTCTTACTTGTATTgtatggaaaaaattcaagaagTTGAATGTTTCATGAGTGACATAAATTTCGAGGAAAATCTGGCTGTTGTGGAAGAGCTAAAATTAACACTTGCCACTGAAAAGAGTTCTCTTCTCAATAACCTCTCAAATTTGTTCAGCGATCATGTAATTTGCATACCAGTTGAGAACAAAAGTGTTATGAAAGTGATGCACAAAAATGAGCAAATGAAAGAAGTTTTGTCAGCTTTGTATCTTTACAAGACTTCAGTAACTCAACTAGACAATGTGACAAGGTTTCTTTGGAACCATATTTTTGTACCAGTTGTGGATGTCACCACTGAAATCAAGACGAATGTAGAAGGTGGGTTTGTGAGCCTCGAAGTTATAACAGTTGACCCTAACAAAAAGTCATCCTATGCGGAAGTATTCGCAAACATCAAAATaattctttcatttttattggCGAATTTTAACATCATTTTGAGTGAAGAATTTACCACTTTGAGTTACATAGGGCGCGACATTAGAGACAACTTGTCTGAGTTGCTCATCAAGCATTGCCTCCAAGACACGATTCCGTCTACCAATGAAGGGCTGCAGCAGTACAACGTCGTGATAAAGGCGACTGAAGACTTGGAGAAAGCTCTagtcttgtcaaaaatttttgcaGACGATACAATTTCGATTCTGGACTACGCCAACAAGGTCGACGTCTTGTTCATTAACAAAAAGTGCCAAAATTACGTGATCAGTGCCCAGAACCTGATGAAGAAAGATTTACATGATTTGGTCGAAGTGGGAGAGAATCGAGAGGCTAGTTTTGAGGTTTCACGGGAGTTTCCGCGTTGTGCGGTGTCTCGCAGCGTTTTAGATTTGCAGAACCTCCTTGAGAAGATTCTCTCTCAAGCAGTGACGTCTTCAGAAGTGTGCGCTGGTCGATTCTTCTGCACCGTGAAAACTATCTGTCATAAGTATGTATTGTTTGTACCAGAACACCACAAGAAATTACTCCAAACGATTCCCCAACAAATCGCTCTCTTTTACAACAACTGTATGTACATCGCCCACAAGCTGACCGAGTGGAACGACACCTACTTGAAGCAACTCCCCTCAATGCTCAACATAAAATGTAACAGTTTCAATGATGAGGGTTGCCAACTCTGCGAAATCGCTGCTGAAAAGTTCAACTCTTATGTACAGTATCAAATCAAACAAATAGAAGAGATCATGAAGGATGCAGCCTTGCAGAGACAGACTCTAGAACAAGTGGAGGCTTCGACTGATAAGTGTTTGCGGCAGTGTCTGAGGCAGCAGGAGTTGCTCAAAACTGTCTGGTGCAAAGTCTTGCCCTATGCAATCTACAACAAGACTTTGGGTAGTATTTTGGACTCTATGTGCAAATATTTGATCAACGCTGTCGTCAGATTTGATGACATCTCGTCCGACGCGGCCGAACAGTTGGTGGAGCTGTTCAAAATGGTGCAGACGAGAGGACCAAAGTTGTTCACTGATCCAAAAGAAGTTAACTTGTTTGTGGAGAGTTGGTACAAGTTAAACGAGTTGGCATTCGTATTGAATGCTAGTCTGTTGGATATAAATGATAGGTGGGCTGATGGTAAAGGACCGTTGGGGTTGCAGTTCAGGGCGGAAGAGTTGAAGCAGTTGGTGAGGGCATTATTTCAGAATACGGAGAGAAGGGCCGCTCTTTTGTCAAAGATTCACGAGTAACGAATCGcttgtgatttttgaattttgtaatttttgttcaataaattgtataaaatattctcggttttgttttaattaaggCTGGGAATCGTGTATACCGGGTATtaaccaccaaacctggccataggcacattacacatattaacaaaatatatgagttgctatgaaatgtatattattgtgtaatgtcatattgacagctaTAATTATCATCCGTACAAACAATGCCATCAGGAAACTTTTGATGTAGGTAACGTAGAAAGTAGAgatacttttgaaatttggaaaagggaAGAACGATCATAGGGCAGTATTATGCTCAATTATCGGGCAAATTTGACGAAACAATAtgtttcatagcaactcatatattattttaatataatgtaatgtgcctatggccaggtttggtggttgatacccggtataATATTCAAATAGCTAACTATGTAAAATCCGAATAAGCGTATATTCGAatttcgaataaagtaaatttagGATGGATTGGGTATTTCatggtcaaataattttattttttggctatgtgATTCTTAAAGTAGTGAGATACAGGCAACCAACATGATGCGAATTTTTTGGCTACCAAAAGTCTTAAGAAGTTGcaaatttagttttttactttttactgAAGTGCCGATAacagtctgttttttaatgaaagaacCGAGACCTGTTGAATTTAGatttgcaataataaaattttactaaaattaGGGAAGTTAATTATTCTATTGGCCAAGGactaaagcttgtttgacacgatactaaatttttgagaaaatttactagtaaatgagagaggaccaatgaacgatcaggatctgacaaagacagactatgatcctgatcgttcattggtcctgtcgagggtctctctcattttctaacaaatttactacgaaatttagcatcgtgtcaaacaagcttaatACTGAAAATGTCTTCACTTTTTTTGCTTTCGGTTAGGCAACCAAGAATACAGTCGTGGTCAGCTGCCAACCAAAATCGAAAAACTGGAAGACTGGACCAAGCAGCCGAAACTTCTTATCTAAcatctgttcacgttggaatgaacatcagtggtgcaaatgacctgacctgttactatgacaactcatatgaaagttaatgccacatgtgtgcgatttgcaccattGGAGTGCGTTAATAAAATATGGGCGAAAGTACAGTGTGGGGAATATCACGTGACTGCAGTGTCACTCCGGCATTATGAACGGAATCGGGTAAACgcgtattttttgtttttgtaaatgtcagaaattGTCAACTCACATTTAATTGTCATCTATTAAACCACCTGCTTAAATGAAGAAcaagagattaaaaatgcaacttgacgaaagaaaaagaaaattaattatttctgagGCAATTTGTTCTGcaaaaaaacgtttttccCCTGTAAATTTGTTATCACCGGATTCAATACAGGAAGGGGAAGAAAAGAATATAAGTGTGGTTGCACAAGGAATACCTTTAAGAATTGTTGGATATGTTGAACGGATTTTACCGGGGTTAACTaacagacaatttcaaatgCATTTCAGAGTCAGCCCTTCc contains these protein-coding regions:
- the Zw10 gene encoding centromere/kinetochore protein zw10 homolog, whose product is MASYLSQVLSSVEEITLVQINNKYPEVEAVTARCKDEVLSFLENIYVRFSERPRQNKVLANKLNQLQDEISVLITDVEKLSKNELTKAEAELSRQLDSLTRVNIGLSLVSILYTIHESLCIIKESQQKQSYLYCMEKIQEVECFMSDINFEENLAVVEELKLTLATEKSSLLNNLSNLFSDHVICIPVENKSVMKVMHKNEQMKEVLSALYLYKTSVTQLDNVTRFLWNHIFVPVVDVTTEIKTNVEGGFVSLEVITVDPNKKSSYAEVFANIKIILSFLLANFNIILSEEFTTLSYIGRDIRDNLSELLIKHCLQDTIPSTNEGLQQYNVVIKATEDLEKALVLSKIFADDTISILDYANKVDVLFINKKCQNYVISAQNLMKKDLHDLVEVGENREASFEVSREFPRCAVSRSVLDLQNLLEKILSQAVTSSEVCAGRFFCTVKTICHKYVLFVPEHHKKLLQTIPQQIALFYNNCMYIAHKLTEWNDTYLKQLPSMLNIKCNSFNDEGCQLCEIAAEKFNSYVQYQIKQIEEIMKDAALQRQTLEQVEASTDKCLRQCLRQQELLKTVWCKVLPYAIYNKTLGSILDSMCKYLINAVVRFDDISSDAAEQLVELFKMVQTRGPKLFTDPKEVNLFVESWYKLNELAFVLNASLLDINDRWADGKGPLGLQFRAEELKQLVRALFQNTERRAALLSKIHE